Proteins from one Ahaetulla prasina isolate Xishuangbanna chromosome 2, ASM2864084v1, whole genome shotgun sequence genomic window:
- the ARL9 gene encoding ADP-ribosylation factor-like protein 9 isoform X2: MEFLEIGGSESLREYWKMYMPRVLLLIYVVDSADHERFPVAKTLLHQLVQNNSTLPIMILANKQDLADAYCITDIHDALALSEIGDERKIFLIGTHVAKEGVEISSGLKDTRELITQLVSEIL, encoded by the exons ATGGAATTCCTAGAAA TTGGGGGAAGTGAGTCTTTAAGAGAGTATTGGAAGATGTATATGCCAAGAGTCCTGCTGCTGATCTATGTTGTAGACTCAGCAGATCATGAACGCTTCCCAGTTGCAAAAACACTTCTtcatcagttggtccagaataatTCTACGTTACCAATAATGATTCTAGCCAATAAGCAG GATCTTGCAGACGCATATTGTATCACAGACATTCATGACGCTTTGGCTTTATCTGAAATTGGAGATGAAAGGAAGATATTTCTGATTGGTACACATGTGGCAAAGGAGGGCGTAGAGATCTCTTCTGGCTTGAAAGATACCCGGGAACTGATTACACAGCTGGTGTCAGAAATTCTGTGA